The following nucleotide sequence is from Solea senegalensis isolate Sse05_10M linkage group LG19, IFAPA_SoseM_1, whole genome shotgun sequence.
CAAGGCCTTTCATTaatgcttttaaattaaatgtttttcttttatgatCTAATAATGATtgttcctcctttttttttccaggtgtgGTGGCAGTTGTCGTCTCCGATGACTGCTCTCTCTATTCTCTTATCCTCAAAGTGTTACCAGCACTGGCCATGGGTAAGAAATACAGCTGCAGAAGTGGCTTTGTTGGCCAATAATTGGTGCACCTATAAGTCATTTGACTCTGGGTTTTCTGTGGACTTACACATGAAAAAATAGAAAGAGGACAAGTGAAATACTCCTTATTCTGACAGCTATCCAGAGTGCTTGCACAGTGACATGGTTTTCTCGTTTCCATTATTTTTCaaactcattatttttttcaaaactggTAAAAGACGTTATCTTGCCCAATGACAGAGTCATATTTCTCAAATTTCAATATGAGCATCTGCATCAATGGTACCTTCACACTTATGCAGATCACCCGCACTAATGTTCATGCTATTTGCTgttaaatgaaaattaaattaaataaaaggtaTTGTGGCAAGTTACCCCAAAATGGAGAATCTGAAAAAATGGTTGGTTGGAATGGAAGGTTCAAGTGATTCAACAACTCAcaaattttagtttttattgcattttggAAATTCTACTTCCTTTAAGAAAGAAGCCAACATCACGActgattcatttcaaaatattttgtatgtctgacttttaaatgtatttaacctttatttatacaagTAATTTTATTGAGACCCTGGGTTTCATTATACAAGAGGGACTTAACGTTACAATGGCTTAAGATATAAGTAAAGCAACATATATTCGATTGCCGTAGTAGGAAAAGAACAGGTTTCTGTTGCTCAAATGTAACTGATAAACTGTTGCAGCCATAATAAAATCCATGTGTCTGTCATTCTGCCTCTTCCCAGGTAACTCTGTAATCGTTGTCCCTGGTCGCAGCACCGCCGCTCCAGCGCTTCTTTTGGCTCAGCTTTTTGTGGGTGCAGGACTTCCTGCTGGGGCCCTTAATGTtttaacaggaagtgacataatGTTGGGTGCCACTGTGGCCCAGGACCCACGCATCAGCTACATCACCTACTGTGGCAacaaacaggtgtgtgtttgtgtgagtgaaaagtTGGTGTTGTGTTTAATTCATTGTTTACTAATGTTTAGTGTGAATAAACAGCAAGATTTATCCTCTTGTTCAGGACGGAGTAAAACTGTGCAAGGCCACAGCAGGGATGGGCGTTCCCATTTCTGTCTCCCCTTGCATTGGTGCCACATGTTCCTTCATCATTTTTGAGTCCGCTGACATCGACAGCGCTGTGGACGGAGTGATAGAGGCtgcttttaaaaagaagaaagaggtgACTGACGTCCTCATTTCCTCACACCAGCTCTACAGTCACTGTAACCATCTTCTCCCGCTCTCCGCCGCAGGTTCACTGGGTGTTGTGTGTGCAAGAGAGTGCGTTAGACAGCGTTGTTGCTCGTCTAAGTCTGCGTATGTCAGGCATGAAGTGTGTCGGCCTGTCCAGTGAAGCAGACAGAGTCCTGGTGGATGCTGCAGTACAGGAggctcagcagcagggggcgaaGGTTAGTCAAGGAAATGGGAGAAAAGCTTTGCAGTTGCTTTTCTGTTCCAGtttcaagcaaaaaaaatcacctgtATTCACTTTATAGGAAATGGGAATGTCTGTGATCTGTAGGTGTTATCTGTGTTaacaacaaacactgatatttttctccctttttgcTTCAGTTGGTTCAATCCTGCACTGCCGCTCCCTCAGGTGCTCTGTACCCTCCCACAGTGCTCTGTGGCGCAGCCCCCTCCTCTTCATTTGTGGTCAACCCTTGTCCAGGACCGCTGCTGCCTCTCATGACCTTCAGAAGCAACACTGAAGCAGTGACTCTGGGTAAGGACGTTGCCGTGGATACAGGATACAGATAACGTGAAGTGCAGACGTTTCCAGTTGAATTTACTGAACTAACTGATTACACAGGATAATGGTGATAGAAAAACCTTATTAAAACCGCTTTTTTAGGTACATCTGTCGAACTTCTCATCAACACAAATCACAGTCACTGTCATGACAGCAACTCAAATTGAGGcatgaagttcaaactgagcatcagaatagGGATGAAAGgggatttaagtgactttgaatgtggttATTATTTTAGGAACTGCTATTGTACTGGGGTTTATACCCACAACCATCTCCAGAGTTCatagagaatggtccaaaaacaaGATAAATATCCAGTTAACAGTTCTCGTCTGGAAAAATGCCTGGTTAGAAATTACAGAAGtcaacagtaactcaaacaaACGCTCGTTACAACCATGGTGTGCAGAACACTATCTCTGAATGTACACCACACCAgtccttgaagcagatgggctacaacAGCAGAAGACCATATCAGGTGCCACTTCTGGCACTTCATTGATTCATAAAGTGGCCTGTAAGTGTATCTTGAAACTCTATCGGCCTCACTTTCACTTATGTCTGCCGTTTCTTCTTTTGTGAGTCAATGTATGAGCCAAAGGAACTGTTATTCTGTATACAAAACACTTCAGAGTTTAGCACTCACCCGATATCTACACAAAGGGAATGTTTACTCTGACGCAACACAAGAGCAGCtctatttatagagcacatttaataACAACCAAGTTTAACCGAATTGCTGTacacaataaagtcataaaaaaatggagaacataaaatcataaaaacaacattaaaatttaaatgatgcggcataataaaatcacataaaaacaaacaaacaggggTTCAGCTTAACCTGAGTTAAACGGCAAGTataaaaggtttttaaagaaGATTTAAAGATCTCAATAGCCAGGGCAGGGCATTCCAAAGCCGAGGAGCTGCTACTGCGAAGACTCGGCCTCCTCTGGTCTTTAGTTTTAGGGACTTCTATTAGCAGCTGGTTTGTCGACCTCACCGCTCTgactggagtttgcatgtgcaGCAGTCTGCCAGATACAGCGATGCCAGCACggttaatgatttaaaaacaaacaacagtattttaaaatcaatcctaaaacgtGCTggtagccagtggagtgaggccATTATTGGCGTTATATGATCACATTTACGTTACACAACAGTCAGAAGAGTCGCTGCAGATTATGCATCAACAACTGGTCAGTGCCAGAATATACCTGCGTTCTTACTGGAGTCTTGCTACTGATGTTTTCACAACAGGAACTGCTagaaacatgaagaacatgaaaacatgaatatgaacatgaaaatcTTGAAAAACTGATTTCAGTGATAACgattcactttttgttttcacagggAATCACAGTCCTCATGGCCTGGCAGCCTCCATTTGGACCGAAGACCTCACTCTGGCTCTGGAGACGGCAAAGAGGTACAAACATTCACAAGttattttgtactttgttttccAGTCGCATCTTTCATTGATTCTGATGTTCTGATGATAACATCTTCAAAAAAGTGTCTCCTAAGTCTAATTCTCcaactgttgtttatttcttcttcttctcctcccccaGTCTGTCAGTTGGCTCAGTATGGGTAAACTCCCACTCTGTGTCAGACCCttgtctccctgtctctggTCACAAAGACAGTGGCACCTGCACTGACGGAGGACAGGAGGTGGGTTTCAGTAGTTCCTCTCACTATGACAGGAATCGCATGCGTATAAAGCCCTAAAAATTGCAGAAATATAAAAACTGTGGAGACAGGGCTGTGCTCAACACTTGCTCATTGTGAAGACCTTTAAGACTTTGGAGGCAGAATACTTACTATGCTCTTTGAGTAGCTGTTCACTCTagtccactaggtggcagtaatACCCACTTAGCTatagtgttttaacatttaatcatgGCAGACTTTTCTCTGAATAAAACAGTTTCCCCTACAACAACTCTATCCACTACCATAATCATGAGaactgtgatttttcttttgataTTGATCAGTGATCATGTCATttatccatggttctcaaactgtggtacatgtaccaccagtggcaTGTAGCTTCCTCTGGAGGTACTTGGAAGAAAAATCTGACcagagtgcatagaaaatgaaacatataacaaattaataataaattaaatagtaataattaCAGTCACCTTATGttttgctccatcttaatctaatgtcactggGAGCaatgagagcaaattatcttatcgggaataaatctgcctcctttgAAAGGTCTGCAGCTGACTACTGCTCTAcatatttacaccactgtattttaatgttggtgataatggtgttactgagagagctcaatattttctcaggtgctacatggtataaataaataaataaaacaataactcaTTGTGTCCTTTTAACACacatgatttaattaaaaatagaatgtatTGATCTAATCAGTTGTATATTTTACTTGTTTGATAATCTTTCATAGTCATACTAACTCCACTCTGCTTTCTTACCAGGGTCTGTACCAGTTCCTACGTCCGTCCTGTTGTTCCTGTCCTCTTCCTCGCTCCTCCCCCGTCTCTTTGGACTACACCAAGTTTGGAACAGCAGCATCTCCAGCTATTATTGTTCCTGATGAGTCTGCCAGGTGGGTTTGTAAAGCTTTCTTTACTTTTAAGACTTATTCACAAGGTTTCACAAGATGCCAAGACTGTACGCACGgagacattattattaatacagtGTATGGTAACTTATTAGCACAACAAAATGCAGGGAAGGTTAAGGAGACAATATCCACCGCCTCAGTTGCACATCACTTATTTGTTGCTTCCTCCCTCCTGTCCCTTCAGTTCTCCTAAGTCATACCTGCAGTTTGTGGGAGGTAAGGCATGTAAAGCTGAATCTGGCTGCAGTGTGGCTGTGCAGCCACCAGGAGGTGGCAGCGTGTTGGCCTATTGTCCAGATGGAGGCCGGAAAGATGTTCGAAACGCTGTGGAAGCAGCAAGCAAAGTGCAACCTGGGTGAGAGCTTTGGCACACAAGAATCTCTCTTGctcttgctctctccctctctctctctctctctctctctttctctctctctctctttcttaaaaCGTGAGCTAAAATCCTGCTTTGGTCCCGCAGTTAAATTCTGTTTGATGTTTTCCATGTTGAGGCTTTTAGTTTGTTGTGCAACAGTTTGACCTAAACTGAAACACTCCCAAGTTAAAACGTAACTACGTTTAAACATAATCTTAAACCTGTCAATGATAAACAGTAATAAAGCTATCAGAGGTAAATCTGGGCTCCTTTAAACACGTCCATACATTTATTCAGACTTTCACATGAGGACACACATAACTGTGTTTATCACCAGTTGACCTTCAGCTTGAcaaatctgctgagtcatgtaCCGTGTATCAGTGAATTACATGAGGCTTTGTTACTGTTGACGCACACAGAATG
It contains:
- the aldh16a1 gene encoding aldehyde dehydrogenase family 16 member A1 yields the protein MAGSATKTVYDIFQSMEYGPAAVSSTVTAQAWLDHHSRSLGLFIDGKFVRPADRQSRSLTDSKGANVCSTVCAVEDDVSLCASSAVNGYKAWSGMTCYSRAKVLLRLVSSLGQHTKCVLELCELCEASCSPSTLVRLLQYYSSWAQLRDTLITNWTPLGVVAVVVSDDCSLYSLILKVLPALAMGNSVIVVPGRSTAAPALLLAQLFVGAGLPAGALNVLTGSDIMLGATVAQDPRISYITYCGNKQDGVKLCKATAGMGVPISVSPCIGATCSFIIFESADIDSAVDGVIEAAFKKKKEVHWVLCVQESALDSVVARLSLRMSGMKCVGLSSEADRVLVDAAVQEAQQQGAKLVQSCTAAPSGALYPPTVLCGAAPSSSFVVNPCPGPLLPLMTFRSNTEAVTLGNHSPHGLAASIWTEDLTLALETAKSLSVGSVWVNSHSVSDPCLPVSGHKDSGTCTDGGQEGLYQFLRPSCCSCPLPRSSPVSLDYTKFGTAASPAIIVPDESASSPKSYLQFVGGKACKAESGCSVAVQPPGGGSVLAYCPDGGRKDVRNAVEAASKVQPGWMKKSPSARAQSLYSLAKNLESKKKDMAASLSIQGTLSAEEAENEVDISSARLSDWAAYCDKLQGGSLPMPQSGSALSIPEALGVVGLVLPDKNPLLSMVTLLGAAIATGNAVIMVPSQKNPLAALAFIQVLQASDLPAGLVNIISGSRDQLTVALANHSVLKAIWYWGSAEGCQYLQYSCTCPLKTLRLFCQTDDGGMDWTQSHPSLLEDMWRSAVQWKSVWIPTA